A window of Diabrotica virgifera virgifera chromosome 9, PGI_DIABVI_V3a contains these coding sequences:
- the LOC126891517 gene encoding THAP domain-containing protein 11-like, translating into MRCAVGCCNSDNKDKTLRFHTFPKDSVARKLWIIACCRQDNLNCNTARICSKHFKTEDFQRNLQHELLNYESKKGPKLKPEAVPTLYLPKTKSATLSAIQKKRVQRAEHRESKNIVEQLLTTSESTTQLQVRVQEEQCSQADIKDYYLHLSQ; encoded by the exons ATGCGCTGTGCAGTTGGTTGTTGCAATAGTGACAATAAAGATAAAACTTTAAGATTTCATACGTTTCCTAAAGATAGTGTGGCCAGGAAATTGTGGATAATAGCCTGTTGTAGACAGGATAATTTAAATTGCAATACTGCAAGAATTTGTTCCAAACATTTCAAAACTGAAGATTTCCAAAGAAATCTACAACACGAACTTTTAAATTATGAATCCAAAAAGGGTCCAAAACTCAAACCTGAGGCAGTACCTACACTGTATCTACCTAAAACTAAATCCGCTACCCTTTCAGCCATCCAAAAGAAACGGGTACAAAGAGCTGAACATAgagagtccaaaaatattgttgAGCAACTTCTGACTACTTCTGAGTCAACAAC CCAACTCCAAGTTCGAGTTCAGGAAGAACAATGTAGCCAAGCTGATATTAAAGATTACTATCTACATCTAAGTCAATAG